The Candidatus Wallbacteria bacterium genome includes the window GATGGCTGTAGCATGCTGATCATCATGAATCACTGGAATTGAAAGTTTCTTTTTCAGCTCTTCTTCGATGTAAAAACAGCGGGGTGAACTGATGTCTTCAAGATTTATTCCGGCAAAGTTCGGCTCCAGCGCTGCAATCATCTCCACCAGCTTTTCCGGATCCTGACAGTCAAGGCAGACAGGTACCGCGTCCAGTCCGGCAAAACGTTTGAAAAGTATGCATTTACCTTCCATGACCGGCAGTGCCGCGTAAGCTCCGATATTTCCAAGACCAAGTACTGCGCTGCCGTCAGTGACCACAGCGACCGTGTTCCCCCGGTTGGTGAGTTCGAAAGACTCGTCCCTGTCTGTCGCGATCTTTTCGCAGACAGCCGCTACTCCTGGAGTGTACCAGATGGAGAGATCTGCCCTGGATTTGAGCGGCACCTTGCAGCTTGTGGCAAGCTTGCCTTTATACTTCCGATGCATCATTACGGATCTAAGCTTCAAATCAGATTTTTTTGCCATAAGGCCGCCTTTACTATATTTCTGTATAAAACAGCTCTGGTGACAGTACCGACTCCTGAAGGCACTGGTGTGATCAGGCGGCAGGCAGGCAGACATTGTTCGAAATCAAAGTCCCCTACCCATTGCCCCTCCCGGAAATTTGTCCCTACGTCGATCAGCACTTGTTCTGCACTGAGAAAACGCTCATCTATCATCCGGGCTTTACCGACTGCTGCTACTATGATTCTGCTTTTTTTACAGAGATCAGGCAGGTTTTTTGTCCTGCTGTGGCAGACAGTGGGAGTGAAATTGTGTGAGAGGAGCAGGTGGAACAGCGGAAGACCAACGATCCTGCTGCGTCCGATCACAGTCACTGATTCTCCCTCCGGATCCTTGATCACGCGCCTCAGTATTTCCAATACAGCCTGGGGAGTGGAGGGAAAAAGTCCCGTCCGTCCCTGGTAGAGAGCCAGCGAGTTCCCGTCAGAAAGCCCGTCGATGTCTTTTTTAGGGTCAAGCGCAGACAAGATTTTCGCAGAATCATATTCCTGAGGCAGCGGATATTGAATCATGATGCAGTGCGTCTCATGGTCATGATTCGCATGATCAAAGCTGGCCCGGAAAGAATCCGGTTTTTCGGAGCGGATTCTGACTTCAAAATTCAGCTTTTTCCCGTCTTTTTCGATGTTTTTCGCATAATTTGCCGAAGCTTCGTCAGTGCTCAGCAGATAAACGACTACAGAGGGAACAGTCTGGAGGGATTTCCTCAATTCATCGGTTTCCGCGATAATCTCTGCCGCGATTGCCTTGCAGTCAATGATTTTACTCATATACACCTTCACAAGAAATTTTCAGTTCCCCATGAAGTTGGTATGTCAGTATGTTAGTATGTTGGTATGGAAGAAAGTTTTTACACATATTTGCTGTGCATTAAATATCCGTTCCCTAACTTACCAACATACCAACCTACCAACCTACTAACCTCTATGCATCTTCACAGTATCTTATGTATCAGTTTACTGACCTTCTTCTTCGCCCCGAATTCGAAGGCTTCCAGTACAAGAGCTTCCGCTTCTTTCAGCGGTTTTGTCCGATTCGTGTAAATCCTGGCCAGCACTTCACCCTTTTTAACTCTGTCTCCGATACGGTGTTCAAGCAGGACTCCGGCAGCCAGGTCGATTACATCATCCTTGGTTTCCCTGCCTGCGCCGAGGATGAACGAAGCTTTCCCCACTTTCAGAGAGTCGCAGCGGGTGATGAATCCATCTTTTTTTGATTTCACTGCAGAGACTGTTTTTGCGCAGAGTAATCTGTCAGGATTATCGATAGCTTTAGTTTCTCCACCCTGAGCCTTGATGAATTCTTTCATTTTGAGCAAAGCTTTGCCGTTTTTAATCTGGGACAGGAGCAGAACGCGTCCTTCTGAGGTTTTTCTGCATCTGCCGGCCTGGGCAAGCATCAGGCTGCCTAGAGTCAGGCAGATTTCAAGCAGATTGCCTTTCTTCTCCCCCATCAGGGTCAGGATCGCTTCCCTGACCTCCAGCATGTTGCCCACTGCGTCGCCCAGAGGCTGGTCCATGTCCGAAATCACGGCGTTCATCTTTTTGCCGTTCATTTTACCGATCTCGATCATGGCTTTGGCCAGTCTGACGGAATCTGGCAGTTTCTGCATGAAAGCGCCTATGCCTGTCTTGACATCGAGCACTATCCCGTCTGACCCGGCTGCCAGCTTTTTACTCATGATGGAAGCTGCGATCAATGGGATGGAGTTTACAGTGGCTGTCACATCTCTCAAGGCATAGATTTTTTTGTCCGCAGGAGCGATGTCGGCAGTCTGGCCGACAACAGCAATCCCGTATTTGTTAACATTTTCCATGAATTTTTTCTTGGGTATTTCCACTTTGAATCCAGGGAATGATTCCAGTTTATCGAGCGTCCCGCCGGTATGGCCGAGTCCGCGGCCGGACATTTTCGCGAGCGGAACTCCGCAGGATGCCACCAGCGGGGCTAGCACCAGGGTTGTAGTGTCACCGACTCCGCCTGTGCTGTGTTTGTCCACTTTGAATCCTTTGATCCCTGAGAGATCCACGATTTCTCCGGAATGCAGCATGGAAACTGTCAGATCCGATGTTTCACGGCTGTTCATCCCTCGAATGAAGACAGCCATCAGGAAAGCCGACATCTGATAATCCGGGATCGTTCCCCTGGTATAGCCCTGCACCATGAAATCGATCTCCTCTTTAGGCAGAACCTTGCAGTCACGCTTTTTCGCAATGATGTCGTAAACTTTCATCAGACCTCCTAATTTAGGTTTAACAGAAACCGGCTCAACAGCCAGATGATCCCCTGCTGCGCATAGCCCAACAGAGGGCTCAGAAACCGCTCGAAATATCCGGTGACCACAAGCACCACCATAAAAATCGCGCCATACATCTCATACTGGCGGAGTACATCTGCCGAGGAATCAGGCAGGAAAAAATACAGAAGCTTTGAACCGTCAAGCGGCGGGATAGGCAGTAGATTGAAGACCGTAAGAGCGGTATTGATCTGGAACGAAAACATTAATATTTTACCCAGAATCGTGAAAAAAATCGA containing:
- a CDS encoding bifunctional 5,10-methylenetetrahydrofolate dehydrogenase/5,10-methenyltetrahydrofolate cyclohydrolase: MSKIIDCKAIAAEIIAETDELRKSLQTVPSVVVYLLSTDEASANYAKNIEKDGKKLNFEVRIRSEKPDSFRASFDHANHDHETHCIMIQYPLPQEYDSAKILSALDPKKDIDGLSDGNSLALYQGRTGLFPSTPQAVLEILRRVIKDPEGESVTVIGRSRIVGLPLFHLLLSHNFTPTVCHSRTKNLPDLCKKSRIIVAAVGKARMIDERFLSAEQVLIDVGTNFREGQWVGDFDFEQCLPACRLITPVPSGVGTVTRAVLYRNIVKAALWQKNLI
- a CDS encoding pyrimidine-nucleoside phosphorylase, producing MKVYDIIAKKRDCKVLPKEEIDFMVQGYTRGTIPDYQMSAFLMAVFIRGMNSRETSDLTVSMLHSGEIVDLSGIKGFKVDKHSTGGVGDTTTLVLAPLVASCGVPLAKMSGRGLGHTGGTLDKLESFPGFKVEIPKKKFMENVNKYGIAVVGQTADIAPADKKIYALRDVTATVNSIPLIAASIMSKKLAAGSDGIVLDVKTGIGAFMQKLPDSVRLAKAMIEIGKMNGKKMNAVISDMDQPLGDAVGNMLEVREAILTLMGEKKGNLLEICLTLGSLMLAQAGRCRKTSEGRVLLLSQIKNGKALLKMKEFIKAQGGETKAIDNPDRLLCAKTVSAVKSKKDGFITRCDSLKVGKASFILGAGRETKDDVIDLAAGVLLEHRIGDRVKKGEVLARIYTNRTKPLKEAEALVLEAFEFGAKKKVSKLIHKIL